The proteins below are encoded in one region of Oncorhynchus masou masou isolate Uvic2021 chromosome 15, UVic_Omas_1.1, whole genome shotgun sequence:
- the LOC135555017 gene encoding uncharacterized protein LOC135555017: MNTLKIVGLLCCSAFLVRSAHIPDKSMDARSLVEKILGNIPVVHESSVKIMGLTLDPSSQSRNMPYQSMVTSLGIPAAPELRTVCRPLNQIDFTLEVCLSSMSAGLQLYQDVLGELKERVTTDKVTGLLADIRDLLAQVNKMQDPGQMSSVAQYEASGLASRLPGDYEVQVATHFTLLQLRDFTQNLKRSLRNVEHLTSRQGQRG; encoded by the exons ATGAACACTCTCAAAA TTGTAGGTCTGCTCTGCTGTTCAGCTTTTCTGGTCCGGTCCGCGCATATTCCAGATAAGTCAATGGACGCAAGGAGTTTGGTCGAAAAAATATTAGGCAACATCCCTGTTGTTCACGAGTCTAGTGTCAAAATCATG GGCCTGACCCTTGACCCGTCCAGCCAGTCTAGGAACATGCCGTACCAGTCCATGGTGACCTCCCTGGGCATCCCCGCAGCACCAGAACTAAGGACTGTCTGCAGACCCCTAAACCAAATCGATTTCACCCtg GAGGTGTGTCTGAGCAGTATGTCTGCAGGGCTGCAGCTGTATCAGGATGTGCTGGGTGAGCTGAAGGAACGTGTGACCACTGACAAGGTGACAGGACTCCTGGCTGATATCAGAGACCTGCTGGCCCAGGTCAACAAG ATGCAGGATCCTGGCCAGATGAGCAGTGTGGCCCAGTACGAGGCCTCGGGACTGGCCTCACGCCTCCCAGGGGACTATGAGGTTCAGGTTGCAACTCACTTTACCCTGCTGCAGCTCCGTGACTTCACACAGAACCTAAAACGCAGCCTGCGCAACGTCGAACACCTGACTTCCAGGCAAGGACAGAGGGGCTGA